One genomic segment of Centroberyx gerrardi isolate f3 chromosome 4, fCenGer3.hap1.cur.20231027, whole genome shotgun sequence includes these proteins:
- the LOC139908429 gene encoding receptor-type tyrosine-protein phosphatase eta has translation MQQMTAGRIRTRVAAGRTEHMDQYSRHSPTVVHRSAGVGRTGTFIAIDRLIFQIEKESIVDVYGIIHDLRMHRPLMVQTEDQYVFLNQCAMDIIRSRTGTNVDLIYQNTAALSIYENVEPRKGLPKNGYHNA, from the exons atgcagcaaatgaccgcgggccggattcgaacccgggtcgctgcgggaaggaccgAGCACATGGACCAGTACTCCAGACACTCTCCTACCGTGGTCCACCGCAG TGCTGGCGTGGGGCGTACAGGTACCTTTATAGCCATAGACCGCCTGATCTTCCAGATTGAGAAGGAGAGCATTGTGGATGTGTATGGCATCATCCATGACCTGCGCATGCACCGGCCGCTCATGGTCCAGACAGAG GACCAGTATGTGTTCCTAAACCAGTGTGCAATGGACATCATCAGATCAAGAACTGGAACCAATGTGGATTTaatctaccaaaacactgctgcACTCTCCATTTACGAGAATGTAGAACCCAGGAAAGGTTTGCCCAAAAATGGTTACCACAATGCCTAG